In Helianthus annuus cultivar XRQ/B chromosome 8, HanXRQr2.0-SUNRISE, whole genome shotgun sequence, a single genomic region encodes these proteins:
- the LOC110882682 gene encoding FK506-binding protein 5-like: MLVDEPKEDETKTNAEKDQGRLSPDNEQLMRDIDVTLETGEAAGEKVVDDKEKSSSDPEESDIDAEADRWIKENYDPRERLIKKKRKRNTDDDDEAYIPSLEHVQDVQTPPSSGELEEEKVRRDEQNEYFKLKNKELEANNAKKEHESYMMMKVLENLIGKPIEQRFEEIELEEVRARQKTEIEAKMKNKGKGVQIEGVAEVSEMAIVVSEPTIDPETSILDPCSISSVSSEFDDDDEEDDEDILKDDAEDVYSASGDNDDDGNDDDDQGTTGIKVTETSNEDKIDEYLHDDTNEEPENASGEGEHDDAENVDENVDHVTRLILRLEHGVEEGEILHTDTLAEIIKMMHVDENEFKFDFEEELNNFDINQQPKYQYKYVEEADNYDKVKVEDWSDEDQSESVHVDTSSFPTLAEFFSQANEDELRRKVAKSVKNKSFSEMSKDEQREERKKWFKKDTERKFKRPLKYNKRDREVSLGDIISWGYLP; this comes from the exons ATGTTGGTCGATGAACCTAAAGAAGATGAAACAAAAACAAATGCTGAAAAAGATCAAGGTCGTTTATCTCCAGATAATGAACAGTTGATGAGAGATATTGATGTTACTCTTGAAACTGGGGAAGCAGCTGGTGAAAAGGTAGTTGATGATAAAGAGAAAAGTTCATCTGATCCTGAAGAAAGTGATATTGATGCTGAAGCTGATCGGTGGATCAAAGAAAATTATGATCCAAGAGAAAGATtgattaaaaagaaaagaaagaggaatacagacgatgatgatgaagcGTATATTCCATCACTAGAACATGTTCAGGATGTTCAAACACCACCATCATCTGGAG AGTTAGAAGAAGAAAAAGTTCGAAGAGATGAACAGAATGAATACTTCAAGCTGAAAAACAAAGAGTTAGAGGCCAACAATGCTAAAAAAGAACATGAATCGTATATGATGATGAAAGTGTTGGAGAATTTGATTGGAAAGCCAATTGAACAGAGGTTTGAAGAAATAGAGCTTGAAGAAGTACGAGCTAGACAAAAAACTGAAATCGAAGCTAAAATGAAAAACAAAGGCAAAGGTGTTCAAATTGAAGGTGTTGCTGAAGTATCTGAAATGGCAATTGTTGTGTCTGAGCCAACAATAGATCCAGAAACGTCTATTCTTGATCCTTGTTCGATATCGTCAGTTTCTAGTGAGTTTGACgacgatgatgaagaagatgatgaggataTTTTGAAAGATGATGCAGAAGATGTTTATTCTGCTTCCGgtgataatgatgatgacggcAATGATGACGATGATCAAGGTACTACAGGCATAAAAGTCACTGAAACGTCAAATGAAGATAAGATTGATGAATATCTTCATGATGATACAAACGAAGAGCCTGAGAATGCAAGTGGTGAGGGGGAGCATGATGATGCAGAGAATGTTGATGAAAATGTTGATCATGTTACAAGATTGATTCTACGTCTTGAACATGGTGTAGAGGAAGGTGAAATTCTGCACACTGACACTTTAGCCGAGATCATCAAGATGATGCATGTTGATGAAAATGAGTTTAAATTCGATTTTGAAGAAGAGTTAAACAATTTTGATATCAACCAGCAGCCTAAATATCAGTATAAGTACGTTGAAGAAGCTGATAACTATGATAAAGTTAAAGTTGAAGACTGGAGTGATGAAGATCAGTCTGAAAGTGTTCATGTTGATACTTCTAGCTTTCCGACGCTTGCTGAATTCTTCAGTCAAGCAAACGAAGATGAATTGCGAAGGAAAGTTGCTAAGAGTGTAAAGAATAAAAGCTTTAGTGAAATGTCAAAGGATGAACAGcgagaagaaagaaagaaatggttcaagAAAGATACTGAGAGAAAATTCAAAAGACCGCTGAAGTACAACAAAAGAGATAGAGAAGTTTCTCTTGGTGATATCATCAGTTGGGGGTATTTGCCATAA